One window of the Streptomyces sp. TS71-3 genome contains the following:
- a CDS encoding alpha-D-ribose 1-methylphosphonate 5-phosphate C-P-lyase PhnJ has product MSTTRNLDRLAGPEQRAGIFDELSKREIRRAILSGVAIPGYQVPFGSREMPVARGWGSGGLQATLALVGEGTRLKVIDQGEDAGVNASNLRRLVVDHVGCVPETDTRAADVIQSRHRIPEQPLAQGQVLVLQVPGPEPLAGIVKEMDEQRRMHAEADYAKMWVRLYEDIVHNGVITASAGYPVLVEGRYVMTPSPIPRWDVPKLHDSEGLTILAAGREKRIFAVPPHTRVEPLTFEDRPFEVEFTPGAACRMCGTARGYIVEEPGEGGAPPSWVCSDADFRQRCHAGELGPVLNTPAAGSTPAAPAPKETSAR; this is encoded by the coding sequence ATGAGCACGACGCGGAACCTCGACCGGCTCGCCGGGCCGGAGCAACGAGCGGGGATCTTCGACGAGTTGTCCAAGCGCGAGATACGCCGCGCCATCCTCAGCGGCGTCGCCATCCCGGGCTACCAGGTCCCGTTCGGCTCGCGTGAGATGCCGGTGGCCCGCGGCTGGGGCTCCGGAGGGCTCCAGGCCACGCTGGCGCTGGTCGGCGAGGGCACCAGGCTGAAGGTGATCGACCAAGGCGAGGACGCCGGGGTCAACGCCTCGAACCTGCGCCGGCTCGTCGTCGACCACGTGGGCTGCGTGCCGGAGACGGACACCCGCGCGGCCGACGTCATCCAGTCCCGGCACCGCATCCCCGAGCAGCCGCTCGCCCAGGGCCAGGTGCTCGTCCTCCAGGTCCCCGGCCCCGAACCGCTGGCCGGGATCGTCAAGGAGATGGACGAGCAGCGCCGCATGCACGCCGAGGCCGACTACGCCAAGATGTGGGTCCGCCTCTACGAGGACATCGTCCACAACGGCGTGATCACCGCCTCCGCCGGCTATCCGGTGCTGGTCGAGGGGCGTTACGTGATGACGCCGAGCCCCATCCCGCGCTGGGACGTCCCGAAGCTCCACGACAGCGAGGGCCTGACGATCCTCGCCGCGGGCCGCGAGAAGCGCATCTTCGCCGTGCCGCCGCACACCCGCGTGGAGCCGCTGACCTTCGAGGACCGGCCCTTCGAGGTCGAGTTCACCCCCGGTGCCGCGTGCCGGATGTGCGGCACCGCGCGCGGCTACATCGTCGAGGAGCCCGGCGAGGGCGGTGCGCCCCCCAGCTGGGTCTGCTCCGACGCCGACTTCCGGCAGCGCTGCCACGCCGGCGAGCTGGGCCCGGTCCTCAACACACCGGCGGCGGGCAGCACCCCGGCCGCCCCGGCTCCGAAGGAGACGTCCGCCCGATGA